Proteins from a genomic interval of Medicago truncatula cultivar Jemalong A17 chromosome 3, MtrunA17r5.0-ANR, whole genome shotgun sequence:
- the LOC25490165 gene encoding uncharacterized protein, with translation MELQALCCALPSQPLQFSKLRSQAFGTQALFRYQKQKFGFEKSSKSFKQVIKEPSLLGLNKFQRTLIHASDSTVNGALEVELKQSSSVPVNVGYSGLEPFHGKSGSVSFYGLTHQSVEEGKLVSAPFKQEESSYLWVLAPVAFISSLILPQFFVGTVVAAFFNDLILKDIVTSFSSEALFYVGLATFLQVADRVQRPYLQYSSKRWGLITGLKGYITSAFLTTGLKIAVPLLLLYVTWSVVRMAAVVAIAPFLVGCAAQFAFERHLDRRGSSCWPLVPIIFEVYRLYQLTKAANFSEKLMYSMKGLPASPEVLERSGALFGMMVIFQLLGIVCIWSLMTFLLRLFPSRPVAENY, from the exons ATGGAACTTCAAGCTCTTTGTTGCGCTCTTCCCTCTCAACCACTTCAATTCTCCAAACTTCGT TCACAAGCATTTGGAACTCAAGCTCTATTCAGATATCAGAAACAGAAATTTGGGTTCGAAAAATCATCGAAAT cATTCAAACAGGTGATTAAAGAACCTTCACTTTTGGGATTGAACAAATTTCAAAGGACTCTTATACATGCTTCTGATTCCACCGTAAATGGTGCATTGGAAGTTGAACTGAAACAAAGTTCCAGTGTTCCTGTTAATGTGGGTTATAGTGGGTTGGAACCATTTCATGGTAAATCAGGTTCTGTCTCTTTTTATGGGTTGACACACCAATCTGTAGAAGAAGGGAAGTTGGTATCTGCTCCGTTCAAACAAGAGGAGAGCTCTTACTTATGGGTTTTGGCTCCTGTTGCATTCATATCATCTTTGATTCTGCCACAGTTCTTCGTTGGCACTGTTGTTGCGGCTTTCTTtaatgatttgattttaaaag ATATTGTGACTTCATTCTCTTCCGAGGCACTGTTCTATGTCGGACTTGCAACATTTTTGCAGGTGGCTGATCGTGTCCAGAGGCCATATTTACAGTACAGCTCTAAAAGATGGGGTCTCATCACTGGCCTCAAAGGATATATAACCTCTGCTTTCCTCACAACGGGTTTGAAAATTGCCGTTCCTCTTCTTCTATTGTATGTGACCTGGTCGGTGGTTCGCATGGCGGCGGTTGTTGCTATAGCTCCCTTTTTAGTTGGCTGTGCTGCTCAATTTGCATTTGAGAGACATTTGGACAGACGTGGGTCATCGTGCTGGCCTCTAGTCCCTATTATATTTGAG GTATACAGATTGTATCAGCTAACAAAAGCAGCCAATTTTTCCGAGAAGTTGATGTACTCTATGAAGGGGCTACCTGCGTCACCTGAAGTACTAGAACGGAGTGGAGCTTTGTTTGGAATGATGGTGATTTTCCAGTTACTGGGTATTGTATGCATTTGGTCATTGATGACGTTTCTCTTGAGGCTATTCCCTTCTAGGCCAGTAGCAGAAAATTACTGA